One segment of Channa argus isolate prfri chromosome 17, Channa argus male v1.0, whole genome shotgun sequence DNA contains the following:
- the LOC137102108 gene encoding C-1-tetrahydrofolate synthase, cytoplasmic-like isoform X2, whose product MLSSVTRSLTASSCQGSRRSIATIISGNKTSKLVRERLKNEVEKMKSQFSGFRPSLVVLQVGNRDDSNLYISTKLKAAAEIGIDATHVKLPDTATQDEVLQSIVSINENPLVHGLIVQLPLDSVNPINTELITNTVSPEKDVDGLTCINAGKLSRGDLNDCFIPCTPNGCMELIRQTGVSVVGKHAVVIGRSKIVGAPMHDLLLWSHATVTTCHSKTADLPEQVGRADILVVGAGRAQMVRGEWVKEGAVVIDCGINHIPDETKASGKRVVGDVHFASANQRAAFVTPVPGGVGPMTVAMLMEAEATGLNLNLTQWKLRTQRRFLHTKLHKSTEKSDTQAAELRINTVQSARHFLNRHQTRR is encoded by the exons atGTTATCCTCGGTCACCCGATCCCTCACGGCATCCAGTTGCCAGGGAAGCAGGCGCTCCATAGCAACCATCATCTCAGGAAACAAGACGTCCAA gttggTGAGGGAGAGGCTGAAGAACGAGGTGGAGAAGATGAAGAGTCAGTTCTCAGGGTTCAGACCCAGTCTGGTGGTTCTACAG GTGGGAAACAGAGACGACTCCAACCTGTACATCAGCACCAAACTGAAGGCTGCAGCTGAG ATTGGAATCGACGCGACTCACGTGAAGCTGCCGGACACAGCGACACAGGACGAG GTCCTGCAGAGCATCGTGTCCATCAATGAGAATCCGTTGGTCCATGGTCTGATCGTCCAGCTGCCTCTGGACTCTGTGAACCCCATCAACACAGAGCTCATTACCAACACCGTGTCACCAGAGAAAGATGTGGACGG TCTGACTTGTATAAATGCAGGGAAGTTGTCTCGAGGAGACCTGAACGACTGTTTCATTCCCTGCACCCCCAACGGCTGCATGGAGCTCATCAGACAGAcag GTGTGTCTGTGGTGGGGAAACATGCGGTTGTGATCGGTCGCAGTAAAATTGTCGGGGCTCCGATGCACGACCTGCTGCTGTGGAGTCACGCCACTGTGACCACCTGTCACTCAAAGACAGCAGACCTACCTGAACAG GTGGGGAGGGCTGATATCCTGGTTGTCGGGGCAGGGAGAGCACAGATGGTGAGAGGAGAGTGGGTGAAGGAGGGAGCTGTGGTCATCGACTGTGGAATCAACCACATACCAG ATGAGACGAAGGCAAGCGGGAAACGTGTGGTCGGTGACGTCCACTTCgcctcagccaatcagagagcagCATTCGTCACACCTGTTCCAGGAGGGGTGGGGCCGATGACTGTGGCCATGCTCATGGAG GCAGAAGCCACAGGCCTAAACCTAAACCTAACCCAGTGGAAACTAAGGACACAAAGGAGATTCCTCCACACAAAGCTCCATAAATCCACAGAGAAATCAGACACACAGGCTGCAGAACTCAGAATC aacacGGTGCAGAGCGCTCGGCATTTCTTAAACAGGCATCAGACAAGGAGGTGA
- the LOC137102101 gene encoding uncharacterized protein — MDENKASVKSSAAVAKNEAAEMTETDSIEEEVFAEVIKEISGARCEDTGDVRNKKVNKRRWRMRISSVVVCIRKQKNTEGRLDNEQSASVRIKEENNQSISEDKKFKKRLTTSPETCEQMRDVLEKHGVESSMTFQKKLSRFFTRGGRSRSSGVPVEEMEDRMKLKEASCSSDDQVEEQGKQQSEESQCSPDAQVGVPSEPQTDRTGPSSEAVGVMSAVNIQLCDDGAEGDSPDEAKKTLRCEFDITEEEVTNAADRSGTFQTDSPVPADQAPVGESDKVSSTDIVMYIDDRLSPSSETHHEVKMNQTLQLLQTFTNGPSIRIELVPPDNVALQNEEEKEENSWGGRFSSENHHQLLLLGVEHGERQLFQTAHSLVRAAMKAAVEKVSLEQQSGLECIYREPQGCRDHA; from the coding sequence ATGGACGAGAACAAAGCTTCTGTGAAATCCTCAGCTGCTGTAGCCAAGAATGAAGCTGCAGAGATGACAGAAACTGACAGCATAGAGGAAGAAGTCTTTGCTGAAGTAATCAAGGAGATCAGCGGGGCACGCTGCGAAGACACAGGAGATGTCAGAAACAAGAAGGTAAACAAACGGAGGTGGCGGATGAGAATCTCCTCGGTCGTCGTTTGCATCAGGAAACAAAAGAATACGGAGGGACGTTTGGATAATGAGCAAAGTGCTTCAGTGAGgatcaaagaagaaaacaaccaGAGCATCTCTGAGGACAAGAAGTTTAAGAAGAGACTTACAACTTCCCCTGAAACATGTGAACAGATGAGAGATGTTTTGGAAAAACATGGTGTTGAATCCTCAATGACCTTCCAGAAAAAGCTGAGTAGATTCTTTACTAGAGGAGGGAGGAGCCGATCGTCAGGTGTCCCTGTGGAAGAAATGGAGGACAGGATGAAGCTGAAGGAAGCTTCATGTTCCTCTGATGATCAGGTGGAAGAACAGGGCAAACAGCAGAGCGAGGAGAGTCAGTGTTCACCTGATGCTCAGGTAGGAGTGCCAAGTGAACCCCAGACTGACAGGACTGGTCCAAGTTCTGAGGCTGTGGGGGTCATGTCTGCAGTGAACATCCAGCTGTGTGATGATGGAGCTGAAGGAGACAGTCCAGATGAAGCCAAAAAAACACTCAGATGTGAATTCGACATCACTGAGGAGGAGGTGACGAATGCTGCAGATAGATCAGGGACATTCCAAACTGACAGTCCAGTTCCTGCAGACCAGGCTCCTGTTGGAGAATCAGACAAGGTTTCTTCTACTGACATTGTGATGTACATTGATGATCGTCTTTCTCCTTCATCTGAAACTCATCATGAGGTGAAGATGAATCAAACCTTGCAGCTTCTTCAGACGTTCACTAATGGACCCTCCATCCGGATTGAGTTGGTTCCTCCAGACAACGTTGCTCTGCAgaatgaagaggaaaaggaggagaacaGTTGGGGAGGAAGATTTTCCTCAGAGAACCACCACCAGCTCCTGCTTCTTGGAGTCGAGCATGGTGAGCGGCAGCTTTTTCAGACAGCTCACTCTCTGGTCCGAGCCGCAATGAAAGCTGCTGTGGAGAAGGTGAGcctggagcagcagagtggcTTAGAGTGCATCTACAGAGAACCACAGGGCTGCAGAGACCATGCCTGA
- the zbtb25 gene encoding zinc finger and BTB domain-containing protein 25 produces MEVSSHSLFLLQQLNIQREFGFLCDCTVAIGNVYFKAHRAVLAAFSNYFKMIFIHQSSECIKIQPTDIQPDVFSYLLHIMYTGMCPKQPVDQSRLQDGIKFLHAYQLCRKPGEGAADTATDVVRMSNLYGIQISSQLTNKEAPGVPKTTTVSCGAPEDGRSSGRGLRSHSQLSLTVGLEGVPSERQASMLRNVCSVASGDDSDISARIKQERVEEEEGEDGEGEEGPGVGSPSQSSSPTQSLLFKDRPLVLLCPRCGERCSSPEGLQEHLFSHALDPSRLMEGLSQGRELDTGVEEGPPGSQEQLDAGCLEEALRQSQALANQLAAELRRSRGGGGGGGGGSPTPAILHSRKRKIACAVCSLRFSHKSQLQEHMYTHTGKPSRYHRYNRLCSQLFQASAHFCEGAAEPGGGGGASAGTATLSEDANRDTQDNGSSCYSLDSEISQESVDGVPVE; encoded by the exons ATGGAGGTATCGTCCCACAGCctcttcctgctgcagcagctcaaCATCCAGAGAGAGTTTGGCTTCCTGTGCGATTGCACCGTTGCCATCGGGAACGTCTACTTTAAAGCTCATCGAGCCGTTCTGGCCGCCTTTTCCAACTACTTCAAGATGATCTTCATCCACCAGTCCAG TGAGTGTATAAAGATCCAGCCCACCGACATTCAGCCAGACGTCTTTAGCTACCTGCTTCACATCATGTACACTGGCATGTGTCCCAAACAGCCGGTGGACCAGAGCAGGCTGCAGGATGGCATAAAGTTCCTTCATGCCTACCAGCTGTGCAGAAAACCTGGAGAGGGGGCCGCCGACACCGCCACCGATGTGGTCCGCATGTCCAACCTGTATGGCATCCAGATCTCGTCCCAGCTAACCAACAAGGAGGCACCCGGTGTCCCCAAGACCACCACTGTGTCCTGCGGTGCACCGGAGGATGGGCGCTCCTCTGGCAGGGGGTTGCGGTCCCACTCCCAGCTGTCCCTCACTGTTGGATTAGAGGGTGTCCCGTCAGAGCGCCAGGCCTCCATGCTGCGCAACGTCTGCTCCGTGGCATCTGGAGACGACTCAGACATCTCGGCTCGCATCAAGCAGGAgcgggtggaggaggaggagggggaggatggTGAAGGGGAGGAGGGCCCTGGGGTGGGGTCTCCTTCACAGAGCAGCAGTCCCACTCAGAGCCTACTGTTTAAAGATCGGCCCCTGGTCCTGTTGTGTCCACGCTGCGGAGAGCGCTGCTCCTCCCCTGAGGGCCTCCAGGAGCACCTGTTTAGTCACGCCCTGGACCCCAGCCGCCTGATGGAGGGGTTGTCACAGGGCAGGGAGCTGGACACTGGTGTGGAGGAGGGGCCACCGGGGTCCCAGGAGCAGCTCGATGCAGGGTGTCTGGAAGAGGCACTGAGGCAGAGTCAGGCGCTTGCCAACCAGCTGGCTGCAGAGCTGAGAAGGAGCcgtgggggtggagggggaggaggaggggggagccCCACGCCCGCCATTCTGCACTCACGCAAACGGAAGATCGCCTGTGCTGTCTGCAGCCTGCGCTTCTCCCACAAGAGTCAATTGCAGGAGCACATGTACACCCACACTGGAAAGCCATCCCGCTATCATCGCTACAACCGCCTCTGCAGCCAGCTCTTCCAGGCCTCCGCTCACTTCTGTGAGGGTGCCGCAGAGCCTGGGGGTGGAGGAGGGGCCTCTGCCGGCACAGCCACGCTCTCTGAGGATGCCAACAGGGACACTCAGGACAACGGCAGCTCCTGCTACTCTCTGGACTCTGAGATCTCCCAGGAGAGCGTTGACGGCGTCCCCGTGGAGTAA
- the LOC137102108 gene encoding C-1-tetrahydrofolate synthase, cytoplasmic-like isoform X3, translating to MLSSVTRSLTASSCQGSRRSIATIISGNKTSKLVRERLKNEVEKMKSQFSGFRPSLVVLQVGNRDDSNLYISTKLKAAAEIGIDATHVKLPDTATQDEVLQVLQSIVSINENPLVHGLIVQLPLDSVNPINTELITNTVSPEKDVDGLTCINAGKLSRGDLNDCFIPCTPNGCMELIRQTGVSVVGKHAVVIGRSKIVGAPMHDLLLWSHATVTTCHSKTADLPEQVGRADILVVGAGRAQMVRGEWVKEGAVVIDCGINHIPDETKASGKRVVGDVHFASANQRAAFVTPVPGGVGPMTVAMLMENTVQSARHFLNRHQTRR from the exons atGTTATCCTCGGTCACCCGATCCCTCACGGCATCCAGTTGCCAGGGAAGCAGGCGCTCCATAGCAACCATCATCTCAGGAAACAAGACGTCCAA gttggTGAGGGAGAGGCTGAAGAACGAGGTGGAGAAGATGAAGAGTCAGTTCTCAGGGTTCAGACCCAGTCTGGTGGTTCTACAG GTGGGAAACAGAGACGACTCCAACCTGTACATCAGCACCAAACTGAAGGCTGCAGCTGAG ATTGGAATCGACGCGACTCACGTGAAGCTGCCGGACACAGCGACACAGGACGAG GTTCTCCAGGTCCTGCAGAGCATCGTGTCCATCAATGAGAATCCGTTGGTCCATGGTCTGATCGTCCAGCTGCCTCTGGACTCTGTGAACCCCATCAACACAGAGCTCATTACCAACACCGTGTCACCAGAGAAAGATGTGGACGG TCTGACTTGTATAAATGCAGGGAAGTTGTCTCGAGGAGACCTGAACGACTGTTTCATTCCCTGCACCCCCAACGGCTGCATGGAGCTCATCAGACAGAcag GTGTGTCTGTGGTGGGGAAACATGCGGTTGTGATCGGTCGCAGTAAAATTGTCGGGGCTCCGATGCACGACCTGCTGCTGTGGAGTCACGCCACTGTGACCACCTGTCACTCAAAGACAGCAGACCTACCTGAACAG GTGGGGAGGGCTGATATCCTGGTTGTCGGGGCAGGGAGAGCACAGATGGTGAGAGGAGAGTGGGTGAAGGAGGGAGCTGTGGTCATCGACTGTGGAATCAACCACATACCAG ATGAGACGAAGGCAAGCGGGAAACGTGTGGTCGGTGACGTCCACTTCgcctcagccaatcagagagcagCATTCGTCACACCTGTTCCAGGAGGGGTGGGGCCGATGACTGTGGCCATGCTCATGGAG aacacGGTGCAGAGCGCTCGGCATTTCTTAAACAGGCATCAGACAAGGAGGTGA
- the LOC137102107 gene encoding C-C chemokine receptor type 6-like, translated as MEADSVYNQWSLENDTDYGEYNVVEPCSYASNRSLEQVLGPYVHSIISILGFLGNGLVIVTYACYKRTKSMMGIFLVNVAIADLLFVVALPLIVYNEMSSWSMGQVACKLLRGTYSVNLYSGMLLLACISTDRYIAIVQARRSFRLHLLSYSHIICTTVWVSAILLSVPTFYFYHWYEPSHTRQIFMIHEENVSFTQHYVCELKFNDNDTAWRTKVAVPSTQMAVGFFLPLFIMIFCYTAVIITLLRAKNFQRHKAVQVVLAVVVVFIICHLPYNIMLLYDAVKMFDLHTCEVSDTMLMAKTVTQTIAYLHCCLNPVLYAFMGVKFRNHFRRIVQDLCYLRCFSRASSKINTSNCRVVYQISDTNSSLNV; from the coding sequence ATGGAAGCAGATTCAGTCTACAACCAATGGAGTCTTGAAAATGACACTGATTATGGTGAGTACAATGTGGTTGAACCTTGTTCATACGCAAGCAACCGCAGCTTGGAGCAGGTCTTAGGCCCATATGTCCATTCTATCATCTCCATCCTGGGCTTCCTGGGAAATGGCCTGGTTATCGTCACCTACGCCTGCTACAAGAGGACCAAGTCAATGATGGGAATCTTCCTGGTCAACGTGGCCATCGCAGACCTGCTGTTTGTGGTGGCGCTGCCTCTTATTGTCTACAACGAAATGTCATCGTGGTCTATGGGGCAGGTGGCCTGCAAGCTGCTCCGAGGCACCTACAGCGTGAACCTGTACAGCGGCATGTTGCTGCTCGCCTGCATCAGCACCGACCGCTACATCGCCATTGTCCAGGCTCGCCGCAGCTTTAGATTGCACTTGCTGTCTTACAGCCACATTATCTGCACTACTGTGTGGGTCTCTGCCATTCTGCTGTCTGTCCCCACCTTCTACTTCTACCACTGGTATGAGCCGTCCCACACCAGGCAAATCTTTATGATCCATGAAGAGAACGTCTCCTTTACTCAACACTACGTATGTGAGTTGAAATTCAATGACAATGACACAGCCTGGAGGACCAAGGTCGCTGTCCCCAGCACTCAGATGGCTGTGGGCTTTTTCCTGCCACTGTTCATCATGATCTTCTGCTACACTGCTGTCATCATCACGCTGCTGAGAGCCAAAAACTTCCAACGGCACAAGGCGGTGCAAGTGGTCCTGGCCGTGGTGGTGGTGTTCATCATCTGCCACCTGCCCTACAACATCATGCTGCTTTATGATGCAGTCAAGATGTTTGACCTGCACACGTGTGAAGTGTCAGATACCATGCTGATGGCTAAGACAGTGACACAGACCATTGCCTACCTGCACTGCTGCCTGAACCCAGTGCTGTACGCCTTTATGGGGGTGAAGTTCAGGAACCACTTCAGAAGAATCGTCCAGGACTTGTGCTATCTGCGATGCTTCTCCAGAGCCAGCTCTAAAATCAACACCTCCAACTGCCGTGTGGTGTACCAAATCAGTGACACCAACTCATCTCTCAACGTGTGA
- the LOC137102108 gene encoding C-1-tetrahydrofolate synthase, cytoplasmic-like isoform X1: MLSSVTRSLTASSCQGSRRSIATIISGNKTSKLVRERLKNEVEKMKSQFSGFRPSLVVLQVGNRDDSNLYISTKLKAAAEIGIDATHVKLPDTATQDEVLQVLQSIVSINENPLVHGLIVQLPLDSVNPINTELITNTVSPEKDVDGLTCINAGKLSRGDLNDCFIPCTPNGCMELIRQTGVSVVGKHAVVIGRSKIVGAPMHDLLLWSHATVTTCHSKTADLPEQVGRADILVVGAGRAQMVRGEWVKEGAVVIDCGINHIPDETKASGKRVVGDVHFASANQRAAFVTPVPGGVGPMTVAMLMEAEATGLNLNLTQWKLRTQRRFLHTKLHKSTEKSDTQAAELRINTVQSARHFLNRHQTRR; the protein is encoded by the exons atGTTATCCTCGGTCACCCGATCCCTCACGGCATCCAGTTGCCAGGGAAGCAGGCGCTCCATAGCAACCATCATCTCAGGAAACAAGACGTCCAA gttggTGAGGGAGAGGCTGAAGAACGAGGTGGAGAAGATGAAGAGTCAGTTCTCAGGGTTCAGACCCAGTCTGGTGGTTCTACAG GTGGGAAACAGAGACGACTCCAACCTGTACATCAGCACCAAACTGAAGGCTGCAGCTGAG ATTGGAATCGACGCGACTCACGTGAAGCTGCCGGACACAGCGACACAGGACGAG GTTCTCCAGGTCCTGCAGAGCATCGTGTCCATCAATGAGAATCCGTTGGTCCATGGTCTGATCGTCCAGCTGCCTCTGGACTCTGTGAACCCCATCAACACAGAGCTCATTACCAACACCGTGTCACCAGAGAAAGATGTGGACGG TCTGACTTGTATAAATGCAGGGAAGTTGTCTCGAGGAGACCTGAACGACTGTTTCATTCCCTGCACCCCCAACGGCTGCATGGAGCTCATCAGACAGAcag GTGTGTCTGTGGTGGGGAAACATGCGGTTGTGATCGGTCGCAGTAAAATTGTCGGGGCTCCGATGCACGACCTGCTGCTGTGGAGTCACGCCACTGTGACCACCTGTCACTCAAAGACAGCAGACCTACCTGAACAG GTGGGGAGGGCTGATATCCTGGTTGTCGGGGCAGGGAGAGCACAGATGGTGAGAGGAGAGTGGGTGAAGGAGGGAGCTGTGGTCATCGACTGTGGAATCAACCACATACCAG ATGAGACGAAGGCAAGCGGGAAACGTGTGGTCGGTGACGTCCACTTCgcctcagccaatcagagagcagCATTCGTCACACCTGTTCCAGGAGGGGTGGGGCCGATGACTGTGGCCATGCTCATGGAG GCAGAAGCCACAGGCCTAAACCTAAACCTAACCCAGTGGAAACTAAGGACACAAAGGAGATTCCTCCACACAAAGCTCCATAAATCCACAGAGAAATCAGACACACAGGCTGCAGAACTCAGAATC aacacGGTGCAGAGCGCTCGGCATTTCTTAAACAGGCATCAGACAAGGAGGTGA